The Ictidomys tridecemlineatus isolate mIctTri1 chromosome 6, mIctTri1.hap1, whole genome shotgun sequence genome includes a region encoding these proteins:
- the Tomm22 gene encoding mitochondrial import receptor subunit TOM22 homolog produces MAAAAAAAAGAGEPLSPDELLPKGDAEKTEEELEEDDDDELDETLSERLWGLTEMFPERVRSAAGATFDLSLFVAQKMYRFSRAALWIGTTSFMILVLPVVFETEKLQMEQQQQLQQRQILLGPNTGLSGGMPGALPSLPGKI; encoded by the exons ATGgctgccgccgccgctgctgctgCCGGCGCTGGGGAGCCGCTGTCCCCCGATGAATTGCTCCCGAAAGGCGACGCGGAGAAAACTGAGGAAGAGTTGGAAGAGGACGATGACGACGAG CtagatgagaccctgtctgagaGACTCTGGGGTCTGACGGAGATGTTCCCGGAGAGGGTCCGGTCCGCGGCCGGAGCCACTTTTGATCTCTCCCTCTTCGTGGCTCAAAAAATGTACAG GTTTTCCAGGGCAGCCTTGTGGATTGGGACCACTTCCTTTATGATACTGGTTCTTCCTGTTGTCTTTGAGACTGAGAAATTACAAATGGAGCAACAGCAGCAACTGCAACAGCGGCAG atacttCTAGGGCCTAACACAGGGCTGTCAGGAGGAATGCCAGGGGCTCTGCCTTCACTTCCTGGAAAGATCTAG
- the Cby1 gene encoding protein chibby homolog 1, whose product MPLFGNIFSPKKTPPRKSASLSNLRSLDRSTREVELGLDYGTPTMNLTGQSLKFENGHWITETGISAGVDRREAQRLRRRNQQLEEENNLLRLKVDILLDMLSETTAESHLMEKELDELKSISRRRK is encoded by the exons ATGCCTCTCTTTGGGAATATATTCAGTCCAAAGAAGACACCTCCTCGGAAATCTGCTTCCCTCTCCAACCTACGTTCC TTGGATCGTTCAACCCGGGAGGTGGAGCTGGGCCTCGACTATGGAACCCCCACTATGAACCTGACGGGGCAAAGCCTGAAGTTTGAAAATGGCCATTGGATAACAG AGACAGGGATCAGTGCGGGTGTGGACCGGAGGGAGGCTCAGCGCCTCCGCAGGCGGAACCAGCAGTTGGAGGAAGAGAACAATCTCTTGCGGCTGAAAGTGGACATCCTCCTGGACATG CTCTCTGAGACCACTGCTGAATCCCACTTAATGGAGAAAGAATTGGATGAATTGAAGAGCATCAGCCGAAGGAGGAAATGA